atatatttatCATTCTGGGCAATGGGTACATATGGCACTGTTGGATTTTTAGCTGGGGGCAGGCAatagaaaatgtacattttttacttgtcaaaaataattacaaattaagATACACACAGTAAGTTAACACTTCTGCCCCATGACTCAAACatgaacttttaaaattgaaagatCAGACTGTTACTTGATCCGTTTCCCTGATCTCAGTTATGCTGTAAAGCATTAGTGGGGCTTGGGATGAATGAAATTGAATAACGAATGAATGAGGTATCTACATCGACCCCTAAGCTTGGACTAATACACAAATTAGCTATAGGAACTATTAAGATCCCCAGGTAGAGGTGGGGCTACAAAAGAGAACCCAAGATGGCCCTAGCCCTTTCTCCAGCTCTGGGGCCAGCACTCTGCTCAGCTCTGCCTTTCTGGAGGCTGCTGCCTCTCAGCGTGGGGGGTGTGGAGAGACTGGTCATCTGTAGTCACCAACATGAGACAATAATCATGTCGTCTTTTTAAATCCGACAtcccattttctgtttcttcaaagTGATGGCTTTCCTGACCATATTTCCTTCACTTGCTGTCACTGGTGCTGTGTCTCTGTCCTGCCAATGCTGCTGCATAATTCAGGGTCCTCCCAGCAGTCGCTTTTCTTGTGCTCCATGTgctgtttactgctggggaaaagCAGTTATTCCTGCTCTGAAGCCACCCTGCCTCCTGTTCTCTCCAGGCATATGCACTGAAGTGTCTTTATATCGTATGTTCCAGAGGGCTGAGTTTTTGAACATTCTGTGTGGGAAGACATTTTATTGGTGGGTGAGGATTTATAACAAACTTTTCCTATATAGGGAAAAAGAGAAGTTGTTTTTCTCATTGGATACAAGAAGCCCTTTGCCACCCCTGACGCATTCGTTCTAATTTGGGCCAGGTCCTTAGTAACAGTGTCATGCTTATTTGGTGGTGACTCATGTCAAGTGGAGATGTCATTTTGGTGTAGCGGGATCAAGAGCTTTAAGTACTGTGGTAGCTACTGCAGTGACATCCCAGGCTGTTAGCTCTCTATGCAGTGTTCCCATTCAAAGCTCCCTAAAAATACTCTAGGGAAggcttttctggtttttgtttttaaaggtataTAAGCATCTTCTTCAGTGAGTATATGCTGTTTCAGCTCTATAATATGAAGAGACTGCTGACATTTCTTCTGTACCAAGCAATgctttgtgtacacacacacacacacacacacacacacacatttcatacaACTGTACCACCTGACTGACTACCCAGTAGGTCACAAATGAAACAAATTAGAACTGGAGCCATTTAATCAAAGggctgccaggtgtggtggtgctggtgcttttagtctgagcacttgggaaggaagcagaggcaaaagctctcaatgagttccaggctgaCTAGAGTGACAGTGAGACCGTCtcaaaaaatggggggggggggggggggggaagaaacgGATTTAACATTGAACTAGGAAGAACAAATACTTCAGGTGTTTTACATAGTGAACAGTACCAACTCTTGGACAAGTCACAGAATATTCCATGTTTTAGAACACACACCCAAGCATCTTgtatctctctgcctttctccctccttcttcctctccttctctcttgccctccctccttctctctctctccccacctctctgggGATGTGTAGGTATGGTGTACAtgcatgccagtgtgtgtgtggaagaaAGGACAACCCCCAGAAGGTGGTTCTTTATGTCCACCATGTTAAGGGTCAGGGATCAAACTAAGCCTATCCGGTTCGGCAGCAAGACCCTTTAAATTCTGAGCCTTCTCACCTGGTCCAGTTTTTATATTACTTAATTGATAACTTATATTTTATAAGTATGGGTTTTTGGCCTGTaagtatgtctgtctgtgcaccagatacatgcagtgcccatggaggctggaggaggcaTTAGATGGCTTGGGACTAAGTCATATacgtggttgtgagtcaccaccaTATGGGTCAAACTTGGGtccactggaagaacagccagtggtcttaatcactgagccgtctctctccAGTCCTCGTACCACCCCCAGcccgttttttaaaaaaatgtttacttaaaATGAAACTGATAATTATCCCTGTTTTTGCATATCACAGATCAAGTAGATTGTATTCGtaaacaaaaatacacataaaattctcTGAGCCGGCATGGGGGTACACGTtttaatctcagcagaggcaggcaaacccgtgtaagtttgagaccagcctggtctatacagcaagttccaggctgtCAGAGCTACACAAGTGAAGAcctcttttcaaaaataaaataaaatgctgagACAACTGGGTTTGTAATGTGAAATTATATTACCAACAGTCTCTCTCAAATGCAGCCTGAATTAATTATAAATTGCTCTGCAATGAGAATTtgctgtcttttattttctttgactctGATCTTACATTATTTTCAGAGCTTACGGTGTGGGACCACGGGAGTAGTGACTTTTATCAGAGGCAACATGCTCCACGTGGCATGGGTGGGTGATTCCCAGGTCATGCTGGTAAGAAAGGGCCAAGCTGTTGAACTAATGAAACCACACAAGCCAGACAGAGAGGTATGTATGATCTGTTCCAATATAGCGTGTCATAATGGCAGTACTGTAGTTTCTTAATTAGGATTCTTTGAGTTTTATtattgcctttaatctcagcaagtGTGCCCTCCTCCTAGAGGAGATACACAGAAAGCCTTTTCTTAGGCTTTCTGATGATGGGCAGTCTGTCTATTTACTGTAAAGCACACGAATAAATCCTGAATGTagttatttggtttttattgcaCTGCTCTTTAGGATGAGAAGCAGCGAATTGAGGCCCTTGGAGGctgtgtggtttggtttggtgccTGGAGGGTGAATGGAAGCCTGTCCGTCTCCAGAGCCATCGGTAGGAAAACATTAATCTCATTCTTCAGAGTCTTCTAGCTCACTGTGCTGTGTTAGCTTTGATATGATGGAACTTGAGATGTGATTTATATGCTCAGAATACTTATCATTGTTTAAAATAACAACTAGatgactttttaattatttaagtcTACCTggctgtttatatatttaaaattcatcatAAAATAAGAATCATGTCAAGGAATATAAAATTtatcagtttctatttttttcttttttgaaaaagatttattttatgtatatgagtgcactgtagctatcttcagacacaccagaagagggcatcagatcccattacagatggttgtgagcaaccatgtggttgctgggaattgaactcaggactgagcagtcagtgctcttaaccactgaaccatctctccagcccccagtttctattttttaataggaGCTTCCAATTTAGTGTACAAATCTTCTTAAAACCAAAATGATTGTTTTATTCCATGTTTGCAGAAAATGGGAGGTCCTTTCCAAATGTCATAGTTTCTTTTTTGGTGAATTATAAAATGACATGAATAGAATTCTTAAAAACacactttttataaaaaaaaaaactattttctaaatatgaaaatatttagaatacacacacacacacacacacacacacacacacacacagagtttttatGAGAGGGTCCAAGTAGAGCAGCTGGGACTCTGcccctgagtgctggtattaaaggcatacacaCCACAGCtggcccagaaaatattctctgTCAGATAATCTGCGAAACCAAAGCAGTATTCAGGAAGCGACACCTAAAACAGAATAAGATCGACATCACAAATAAAGTGACTTTGCAGGTGGATAGGGTGACATACTATGCTTAGGGAGGGAAACCCCAGGATATAAATAGTCTTAGGAATAGCAATGAGAACAAGAAGGTGGACCGGTCAAGACAAGTGTTTTTGCCAGCCAGCCTGTGAGGGTCTGGACTGCAGCAGATGAACAAGCAGAGGGTACGTACAGCCAGGCTTGTCTTTCCAAGCACCTGTAGTTACAGCCAGAGAATAGAGGTGAGTGTACAAGAGCCTAAAAGGGAGATCATTCAGAAGGCTTGTGGGAATGGAGCTGGAGACAAGGACATCTAAAACAGGAGACACGGAGGAGGCTATAAATTGGTGAGACAGATGATAGTTTGTGAGGAAGAGGAAAACTAACTTCCAGGTTTCTGACTTGTGAGTGGGAAGATGATAAAGCATTTGTAATGAAACAGCAGCAGTTGGTGGGGGGTGAGTACAGTTGGACATATTTTCAATTCTAGGTACTGATGGGATGTCTTGGAAGAGATTTTGTACATACTTAGAAATACAGACTTCTAGTTTAGCTGAAAGTTCTGGGTTGGAGATAAGGATTTAGTAATTCATCCCACCTTGGCAATGCTATTTAtcatgtgtgcacccacacatgtTGAAACTATGGGTATGAGTAACACTGCCCAGAAAATACATATTGTGTGAAGATGCCAAGATATGAGTAACCTTATCAGGTACTTAAGGTAACACAGTGGGCAGACACTCTATTTGGATCTTGGCTCTGCCACTTTATCTTGGCAAGATAATGTCTCAGTACTGGTTTGCTCCTTTATAAAGTGAGAGTACTAGTACCCAGGTCCTTTGGGATTCATGTGTAAGGTGGCTACATACTACATTCAGAACTGGACCTGACACACTTCTAAAACACAACTGTTGTACTATTAAATCAAGGAACGAACCAGGAAAAAGGAGTGGCAGAGTAGTGAATAGTTCAGGTGCCAGGAAAAGAGGGCTTCTAGGCCAGAGCAGTCAAGGGCTGAGAGGTCCCATGTGAGAAACAGGTTGAAACAAGCAATGGGATtatgggctggagacatggctcagcagaaaAAGGGCACTTGTGTCTTCCGCAGAGGGTCCAGGCttgattcccatcacccacatgagTGTTCATGGTCATCTGTCAAtcccagtttcaggagatctgatgcccccttcaaAGAGCTtcaggcactaggcacacatgtggtaaacatacaaatacagaaaaaaacacattcatacacaaaaaaacaaataaatcttaaaaaaaagaaatgcacttTTAAATAGGAAATAACTGCTAGTATTGGAGAGAAATATTTTCAGTTGGTTAAGTATAAGAACACAAGTGCCAACATGGGGGTCCATGCCtgccccagaacttgggaggctaagacaggacTGAGAGGTAGTTTCAGGCTAAGCTAGGTTGCATACTGCAGTGTTGAAATAAAAAGTAGACTTGAATATATCTGTAGGAAGAAAACAACAACTTGACCATGATAATGGATAGCGGTTGACCTTgcatacccccacccccaccaaaagTATTAATGACTCTATCAAGAGCCTGCTTAATTGGATTAAGGAGTTGAGGAATGGAAGATTTGGGAGAGTCGCTGGAATGGGCTGAGAGGGGCAGGGAAGGGCCTATGGAACAGTTCAACTCCACTTCAAAAACAAATGACACTAAAGCTGAGCCAAAGCTGACTGGGCACATACGTTTCctagcacatggagagggaggctgaggataaaagatgctgccatcCCCATCGTGGAATGGATATTTGTGCCTTCCTACCAAATTTGGGGGCAAAATGTCATAAATCTGACACTCAGCAGGAGAGCAGGTGAAAAGCCAGATCTTGGCAGTATTTCCTCTGCAAATCTTGGTATGTTCTGTTCTAAACTAACAGTTGCAATAGTCTTCTAATTGTTAGCACTGAAACAAGATTTTTTGGAACAGTATGACTCagatcatatttatttttagaagtaGAGTTCAGAAACTATTTCAATCAGGTAGAAATGAAGTGGACTGGTGGGACTCTGAATCCTACCCGTAAGTTGTGATTCGCTTCAGTCTGTGGGCCGGGAGAGTGGTAGTGCACAGTTAGGATTCCTGCagcttggaggtggaggcaagggGATCAGGCATTTGTCTTGGCTGCAAGCaagctagaggccagcctgggctatgtgaattagacaactttggaaaaaaaaaaagtgaggacaGTGGATTAGTGGAGTGACATTGGGAATATATAGGATCAAAAGGCCCTCTGTTTTGTACTTACAGATACATTAACTTAAATAGGTATATTAGCAAATAGTCATTTCCTGGTATCTAGGTACTCAACATGCTGGATATAGCATATGGCCCACAGTTTATAGCTTAGCCACAGGGTTCCTCTTCAGAGCCTGACATGCTTGAAAGAAATCTTAGGCAAGAGGGAACTTTTAGTAGACACAAGTGGGCAAGCTAGGATTTGGAGTGAGGCAGGCTGATCCATCCTCATGCTGTGCTCAACACTAAGTTACAGGGCACTACCTCACAGATGATTTGGTGGCTAAGAACAACAGCTGGCTCTTTTCTAAGCATCTACAGGAAAACAATGCAGGAATATGGTAGTGTCTGCATTTTAAAGTtctgaaagcattagaagatGGGTGATCTCAGCAGTGAGAGAAACCTGTGGGCCAAGGCCTCTCGTCTGTTGGACGTAACTCCCCTAGCACTGCCTTGTGTCTGCTTATGTTAGTAGGTATACAAGGTCGGGTGAACAAGGGCAACACAGGTGGATCATCTGTGAAGACATGAAGAAACTTACTgtagggtttctttttgttttccagacaagACATTAAAAAAAGCATCAAAGAGAAGCCGAGTGGACCAGAAACCAGGCAGCCAATAATATAGGCCCAGCTCCATCTGTGGGACTATGCATAAGCCCAAAAGCTTCCTTGGCTTTAGGGAAATCACacttggttttttaaaattttattttcattggtgttctgcctccatgtatgtctgtgcaagggtttcagatcccctggaactggaattccagacagttgtgaactaccatgtgggcgctgggatTTGTAACTGGTCCTTTGAAAGAGTAGCTAAtactaactgctgagccatctctccagtcagtCCCCCAcacttggtttttatttgtaACTCAAACCTTCTTCCATGTTTACAACACAAACCTACTTAtcaatgacttaaaaaaaaaccgACAGGGAATTGTTTAATGAGGAAAACAGGgagaacttattttttttccctcctacaATATTCTCAAGTTGTAAATAAACCAAATGTCTACTGAACTAAGAGTTCTCCTATGTATGACTGATATTTTCACTACAGAAGCAAATTTAGATTTGATGTGATGGTCACTATCATCTGCAAAACCTACACTGGAACTGAGCCCTGCAATGAGCAAACACAAACAACATCAAGGGAACACAGAACTCAGTGTTTtacttacaattttaaaataaaactttcccatTAAGTTAATCACATTATTGACCTTGAGCGTACTAAACATTCAGGTGAGCCGCAACCTACTTCCTGACGGCCTTCCCTTCCCATCTGCTTCCACAGGAGATGCTGAACACAAGCCATACATCTGTGGAGATGCAGATTCTGCCTCCACTGTTCTGGACGGGACTGAAGACTACCTCATTCTGGCCTGTGACGGCTTCTATGACACCGTGAACCCTGACGAGGCAGTGAAGGTTGTGTCTGACCACTTGAAAGAGAATAATGGAGACAGCAGCATGGTTGCCCACAAATTAGTAGCGTCAGCTCGTGATGCGGGGTCAAGTGATAACATCACTGTTATTGTGGTATTCCTGAGGGACATGAACAAGGCTGTAAATGTTAGTGAGGAGTCAGAGTGGACAGAGAACTCTTTTCAAGGAGGGCAAGAAGATGGTGGGGATGATAAGGAGAATCATGGAGAGTGCAAGCGCCCTTGGCCACAGCACCAGTGCTCAGCACCCGCCGATCTAGGCTATGAAGGGCGAGTGGATTCATTCACTGATAGAACTAGCCTGAGCCCAGGGCCCCAAATCAACGTGCTGGAAGACCCAGACTACCTAGATCTCACACAAATAGAAGCAAGCAAACCTCACAGTGCCCAGTTTTTTCCACCAGTTGAGATGATTGGTCCTGGTGCACCAAAGAAGGCAGATCTTAATGAGCTAATAATGAAGGAGAGCTCAGTCAAGTCATCACTGCCTGAACAGAGTGGTGCTGGAGAGCCTCTGGTTTCTTTTAATTTGGGTTCAACAGGGCAACAGATATGCAGAAAGGAGAACTTGTCTCCTGTCTGTTCTGGGTTGGAAAATGAACAGTTCAAGTCCCCGGGGAAAACAGCGCCTAGATTGTATCATTTACACCACCACTACTCCAAAAGGCAGCGTGGATTCAGGCTTAATTCAAAGTTTAATCCATTTCTGTCTGCTCGAGAGCCTTCTCACAAAATAGGCATTAGCCTCTCCTCACTTACTCGAAGTGGGAAGAGAAACAAGATGTTAAGAAGTTCTTTGCCATGGAGGGAAAATAGTTGGGAAGGATATAGTCGAAACATGAAGATCAGAAAGCATAATGATATTCCATGCCCAGACCTTCCCTGGAGCTATAAAATATAAGACTTTTCTTCAATGTAGGCTAGCTAGTTCTCTCAAAAATATAACTATCAGAGTAGAAACAAGGTAGAATTTTTTAACGTACATGTGCTTCATTATGAAACCACAGATGGCTCAACCCTTAAATGTACATAGATCTTTAGGAAACTCAAAATAGCGTTTTCAATCTAATCAAAAGTATTGGCGGTTTCACTAGAAAAATTATTCAACTGGTCCCTGTGATGTGTCTACACCTACATAGAGCCCCTTTCCACCATCCCTTCACGTCACTAGTGGAAGCTTGAAAGTTATTCCAGTCAGAATAGATGGTATGGAAATCGCAACTATCTGGTCTGATGTGCCTAATCTAAAGGAAACAATGCAGAATTAAATGTTGGAAAATGTCCCTCAAGATCTTGGGGACTATGGAGAATCTCTTCCCAATTGTATGGGTAGGTGAAAGACTAAAAACCACATGGATCTAAACTGCCGATGAAAGACGCAGTAAACCAGTACCAAAGTGTCATATTCTCAGACTTGGGAGGCAGTATACAGTAAGATAATTCATTTTTCATAGAAAATGAAAGGCAACTatgaacatttttaattaaaatacttcaTAAGGTTTTAGTTATTTGAGCGTTTTATAACCTGTTATGGTGCTTTTGGTGGGATTTTGTTACTTGTCATTTAGGAGACCACCGTCAGCTGGTTGTAACCTATGATGCTAATGTTTTCACAGTACCTTCATCTCAGGAATAAAAGAGGTTTAGCAGAGATGATGTCAGGTACAATATAAGACTCATGCCATTTAAAAAGAGTGAAAATAGCATTTCtatattttctgctttttttatGTTTACAGACAATAAAGGCATATATtactataatataaaacatagttTGGAGAATGAAAAAATGATAGTTTTAACTTCTCTAAAATTGTTTTCCCCAAGGGAATGAATTGGTATGAAGGAGGCTGAGTGTGAATCCAGAGGCCAAATGCAAAGGAGAATGCAGATTACTGAGAGCCAGGGCTGTTTAGTTTAACTGGAAGATGAGCCAAAGTCCAGCTACTTGCTTCAGACTACAGTGACAGGTCATGTGCTTCTCCTTTCAATACTTAATTTATAgtttatagttttaaatcaaCCACCTTTTGCCATTTCAAAGTTTCAAAGCAGAAAGACAGCAAGTACACGATCCATCATACTTGTTCAGTGAGGCAGCCTGGTTTCTCTCAGCCATGAATGGGTCCATAGCCTCAtgatccccaccccaccctgggccAGTCAGGCAAGAGTGGCTGCTAGAGCCCATGCTCACAGCGCAGGCACTGCTGCTGTTCCCTAATCAAGTTCTACACAACACAATTCATGCTACATTCTCCAGGTCCACAAAGGACTAAGATTCGCAAATTTCAAGACATAAATGACTAACACACCACGGATACATAAAATCCAAAAGCCGACCAAAGCTCGGCTTCTCTTAAGCAACGATCACACTGTTAATCTACAGCTTTTAGTTTCCAAATGTGAGAGTGAGTGGAGATTCTCAATGTGTCTTCTGTTGACCTTGGAGTCAgtcttccccttccccacattaCCTGTGACACACAGGTGAGAGGACAACCTGAGGCGCCACCTCAGCCGTGTTAATTTCATCCTCTCTCTCATGCTCTACCTACCTACACATGGCCCTCACTCATGGCTGTCTGTTTCTGAAGCCCAGATCTTGTTGACAACCCAATCAGGTACAGGGTCACTTTCAAATCAAACTTTCtaaggaaacaagaaaacaaggcaGCAATGAATTTGGGTGTACATTCATACCCCAAAGTAGCTAAGTACATCTGTGGTTATCTGTTGGTAATGATTTTGAccagaatgagaaaagaaaaattttgaggTGACATAGGCTTTATATCAGTGGGGTAAAAAAATTGGGTAGATGAAAGTGGGACAAACAGACCCATTTTGAAAGGTCTAGATTTTGTAGGTCTGACTACACAGCAGTGTTAACTCCATTT
The nucleotide sequence above comes from Arvicanthis niloticus isolate mArvNil1 chromosome 6, mArvNil1.pat.X, whole genome shotgun sequence. Encoded proteins:
- the Ppm1e gene encoding protein phosphatase 1E isoform X2 — encoded protein: MEAECTSNCPSFLAAALARATSDEVLQSDLSAHCIPKETDGTEGTVEIETVKLARSVFSKLHEICCSWVKDFPLRRRPQIYYETSIHAIKNMRRKMEDKHVCIPDFNMLFNLEDQEEQAYFAVFDGHGGVDAAIYASVHLHVNLVRQEMFPHDPAEALCRAFRVTDERFVQKAARESLRCGTTGVVTFIRGNMLHVAWVGDSQVMLVRKGQAVELMKPHKPDREDEKQRIEALGGCVVWFGAWRVNGSLSVSRAIGDAEHKPYICGDADSASTVLDGTEDYLILACDGFYDTVNPDEAVKVVSDHLKENNGDSSMVAHKLVASARDAGSSDNITVIVVFLRDMNKAVNVSEESEWTENSFQGGQEDGGDDKENHGECKRPWPQHQCSAPADLGYEGRVDSFTDRTSLSPGPQINVLEDPDYLDLTQIEASKPHSAQFFPPVEMIGPGAPKKADLNELIMKESSVKSSLPEQSGAGEPLVSFNLGSTGQQICRKENLSPVCSGLENEQFKSPGKTAPRLYHLHHHYSKRQRGFRLNSKFNPFLSAREPSHKIGISLSSLTRSGKRNKMLRSSLPWRENSWEGYSRNMKIRKHNDIPCPDLPWSYKI
- the Ppm1e gene encoding protein phosphatase 1E isoform X1 → MAGCIPEEKTYRRFLELFLGEFRGPCGGGEPEPEPESEPEPEPEAELVAAEAAEASGEEPGEDAATVEVAEEGEQDQDPEPEEEAVEEEAAAEGEEEEEEVEAAAPGHSAVPPPPQPQLPPLPPLPRPLSERITREEVEGESLDLCLQQLYKYNCPSFLAAALARATSDEVLQSDLSAHCIPKETDGTEGTVEIETVKLARSVFSKLHEICCSWVKDFPLRRRPQIYYETSIHAIKNMRRKMEDKHVCIPDFNMLFNLEDQEEQAYFAVFDGHGGVDAAIYASVHLHVNLVRQEMFPHDPAEALCRAFRVTDERFVQKAARESLRCGTTGVVTFIRGNMLHVAWVGDSQVMLVRKGQAVELMKPHKPDREDEKQRIEALGGCVVWFGAWRVNGSLSVSRAIGDAEHKPYICGDADSASTVLDGTEDYLILACDGFYDTVNPDEAVKVVSDHLKENNGDSSMVAHKLVASARDAGSSDNITVIVVFLRDMNKAVNVSEESEWTENSFQGGQEDGGDDKENHGECKRPWPQHQCSAPADLGYEGRVDSFTDRTSLSPGPQINVLEDPDYLDLTQIEASKPHSAQFFPPVEMIGPGAPKKADLNELIMKESSVKSSLPEQSGAGEPLVSFNLGSTGQQICRKENLSPVCSGLENEQFKSPGKTAPRLYHLHHHYSKRQRGFRLNSKFNPFLSAREPSHKIGISLSSLTRSGKRNKMLRSSLPWRENSWEGYSRNMKIRKHNDIPCPDLPWSYKI